The nucleotide sequence ATCCTCGCAATAACTGCATATGCGGTGGATGAACAGCGGCTTACACCGAACCAGCTTTATGCCTATGATCTAGTATTTCAGTTACTTGATGATGGCGAAAGTGACACGGAAGTATCGCTGGGAGAGGCTTTACGATCGAGTGCCTTTCCCGATGTTGCAGTGAGCTACTTTGACCACGGCTTACCAACATTTGCTCTACCACCGCCAGATTTGAATGATGTCAAGGTGATTCATGGCTCTTGTCGCAAAGTCCATGATCAGGGATTAGACGCACTGCCGATTATTGATCAGCTCCTTGTGGCCGCTGCAGATAACCCGGCGCAACGACCACACCAGTTATTTCTCACGGGTGACCAAATCTATGGCGACGAAGTTGCCGCACCCTTTCTGTGGGGAATTCAGCAGTTCAGTCCAATTTTATTTGGGTGGACAGAAATAATTGCAGAAGGCGCTGACGTGATTTTTGCGGCCAATTTACGTCCTGGTAAGCGCCAGTCAACGGCCGAGGCCCAAGCCGGTTTGACTGCGAGTCTTCAAGGCGATGAAGAAAAAACCAATAGCCATTTGCTGAGCTTCAGCGAGTATTGTATTAGCTATTTATTTGCTTGGTCAGAATGTCTTTGGCATTTGGAATTCCCACAGGCAGAATCAGTCGGGCGTAAAGGTCAGCTTGCCAGGCGTTGGAATCAATCAATCCAGCATCTCGCTAGCATTGCCCAGTCACAGTCCTCAGTTCGGCGGGCTTTAGCAAATGTGCCGACATACATGATTTTTGATGATCATGATGTAAGTGATGATTGGAATTTGAACCAGGCATGGTGCTTACGTGTTTTGGGCAAATCGTTGGGGCGGCAGGTAGTCCGCAATGCGCTGTCGGCCTATGCACTATTTCAGGCTTGGGGGAACACACCAGAGCAGTTTTTGCCAGGAACAATCGGTGATCAATTACTCCAAGCAGTACAGGGTTGGTACAAAGCCTCCGGTGATTCAGCCGCACACTTGGCGATCATCAATCAAGCGATCGGCATGCCCTTGGTTGATCCGCTGACCGATCTCCCCGAATTTGAACTCGTACAGGACGTCTTGGTCCTCAAGCGTCCGCCAGAGTCGTTGGAATGGCATTACCGGATTCGTGCGACTGCCTATGAGGTACTTGTGCTTGATACTCGGACTCAACGGGGCTATCCGATTGATGCACCAACTGACGCGCCACCGCAACTCTTAAGTCCGATCGGATTCCAAGATCAACTTCACCCAATGTTGCAAGCATCACAGCAAGAGGCGACTCAACCAGACTTACAGCTAACATTTGTGGTGGCACCAACTAATGTGTTCACGCTAGAAATCCTCGATCGGCTCCAGGCACTTGGTCAGGCTCAAGGCAAGGCGTTCGATATGGATATTGGGGATGCTTGGAATCTGGAAGGCAAAGCACGGCCACAGCTCTTAAAAGCGCTGTTTCAAGCACGATCGCAAATCGTCGTTTTATCCGGTGATATTCATTTTGGGGCAGCTTTATGCGTCGATTATTGGGCAACGCCTAACTCTGACGCAAAAACATGGCGAAAAGCAGCAGATACCCCCGATGCACAGTTGGTCCAGTTGATTGCTAGTGCCATTTGCAATTCCGAACCTGTTACCGCAATTCTCCATACCAAACTTAAAACCCTACTGCTGGAGCGCCGCCGCTACTGGGTCGGTTATCCCCAAGTGGGAGGAGAAACCGAAATTACGCCGCTGGCTTGGTGGGATTGGCTCGGCTGCTGGCAATATCTGCGGTTGAAATATGGTCGTTGGTTTACCGGCTTGAAGCAGCATAAATTGGATGAGAAGATAAGACAACCACTGCCCTCACCGCATACTGCAATTGATTGGGGCTATTCCAGTCGGTGGTTGCCGCGGGCCGCATCACAACAACCGGATTGGGAGCAGTCACCGAAGTGGCTGCGGAATTCGCTTGATGTGCAAGCCTATGCGCCGAATATTTGGCAACGACTATGGAATAGCGCATGGTGGCAAGCTGGGCCAGAAGTCGTCGGTTTGAATAATATTGGGCTTGTGCAATTCGCCTGGCCTGATAACTCAACAGCGGCACCGATACTACTCTATGACCTGTACTGGTATGCACCGTGGCAGTCACCGCATATCGTATATAGCCGCTTTCAAACACCACTGCGCCCGCACATTACGACGATCGATCAAGTGCACCAGCAAAATCATCGTCATAGGTTGGATCATGAGTCCCCAAAAGCCGATCCCAAATCGTAAAGTACAGTCCAAAATGACAGCGATATTTTCGATGGTGAATGGCGTGATGGGTCGGCCCAATAAACCAACGACTCAGCCAATGCCGCGGAAAATCAGCGGAAAATAGTTCAAACCCCAAGTGATTCCAGACACTCCAAATGGTCATCGTTATGAGCAATGCCATAACCACTGATATATGCAGCGGCAGAATGTAGACGATCGCCACTAAAAAAGCAGCCTGCAAAACCACCTCTAACGGATCAAAGGCAAATGCGGTCCAAGGGGTCGGATCGCCAGAAAGATGGTGGCCTTGATGCATGCATTTGAATAACCACGGATGATGGAAACCCCGATGTAAAAAGTAAAAATAAGTATCCTGAATCATCAATGCGAAGACATAACTGAATACCAAATAGCCCCAGCTATGCTGATTGACCGATTGGTACAGCAATGTGGAACCAAGACTAACGGCATTTGTAATAGCGGCAGCACACAATCCAAATAGGACAGCAGCACCGACAG is from Romeriopsis navalis LEGE 11480 and encodes:
- a CDS encoding PhoD-like phosphatase, which produces MLRTTAKLDLTQLPLILSGPILRRTESTSVTVWLAVQRPCQVKLHVMPHEAIGTARPQLRGTASTIAIGKAIHILAITAYAVDEQRLTPNQLYAYDLVFQLLDDGESDTEVSLGEALRSSAFPDVAVSYFDHGLPTFALPPPDLNDVKVIHGSCRKVHDQGLDALPIIDQLLVAAADNPAQRPHQLFLTGDQIYGDEVAAPFLWGIQQFSPILFGWTEIIAEGADVIFAANLRPGKRQSTAEAQAGLTASLQGDEEKTNSHLLSFSEYCISYLFAWSECLWHLEFPQAESVGRKGQLARRWNQSIQHLASIAQSQSSVRRALANVPTYMIFDDHDVSDDWNLNQAWCLRVLGKSLGRQVVRNALSAYALFQAWGNTPEQFLPGTIGDQLLQAVQGWYKASGDSAAHLAIINQAIGMPLVDPLTDLPEFELVQDVLVLKRPPESLEWHYRIRATAYEVLVLDTRTQRGYPIDAPTDAPPQLLSPIGFQDQLHPMLQASQQEATQPDLQLTFVVAPTNVFTLEILDRLQALGQAQGKAFDMDIGDAWNLEGKARPQLLKALFQARSQIVVLSGDIHFGAALCVDYWATPNSDAKTWRKAADTPDAQLVQLIASAICNSEPVTAILHTKLKTLLLERRRYWVGYPQVGGETEITPLAWWDWLGCWQYLRLKYGRWFTGLKQHKLDEKIRQPLPSPHTAIDWGYSSRWLPRAASQQPDWEQSPKWLRNSLDVQAYAPNIWQRLWNSAWWQAGPEVVGLNNIGLVQFAWPDNSTAAPILLYDLYWYAPWQSPHIVYSRFQTPLRPHITTIDQVHQQNHRHRLDHESPKADPKS
- a CDS encoding sterol desaturase family protein translates to MELSVGAAVLFGLCAAAITNAVSLGSTLLYQSVNQHSWGYLVFSYVFALMIQDTYFYFLHRGFHHPWLFKCMHQGHHLSGDPTPWTAFAFDPLEVVLQAAFLVAIVYILPLHISVVMALLITMTIWSVWNHLGFELFSADFPRHWLSRWFIGPTHHAIHHRKYRCHFGLYFTIWDRLLGTHDPTYDDDFAGALDRSS